The Streptomyces bacillaris sequence CCCTGGAGGTCACCTTGCGCGGGCTGACGATCGCTCAAGTCCTTGATCTGACCGTGGAGTCGGCCGCATCGTTCTTCGCCGATACCCCGGCCGCCGAGCGCGCCCTGACCACCCTGCTCGATGTCGGGCTCGGCTATCTGCGGCTCGGGCAGCCCGCCACCGAGCTGTCCGGCGGCGAGGCGCAGCGGATCAAGCTGGCGTCGGAGCTGCAGCGCACCCGGCGCGGACACACCCTGTATCTGCTGGACGAGCCCACGACCGGTCTGCATCCGGCCGATGTGGAGGTGCTGATGCGGCAGTTGCACGGGCTGGTCGACGCGGGGAGCACGGTGGTGGTCGTGGAGCACGACATGGCCGTGGTCGCGGGGGCGGACCATGTGATCGACCTGGGGCCCGGGGGCGGTGACCGGGGCGGGCGAATCGTGGCGGCCGGGGCGCCCCGGGAGGTGGCGCGTGCGGCGGACAGCCGTACGGCCCCGTATCTGGCGCGTGCGCTGGGCGGTTGACGTCGTCGATCCCGTACGGCTCCGGACGTGATCGGAGCCGTACGGGATCGACTCCGTGGTCAGCGGCGGACTTTACGGGTCGCCCGCAGCCACTCCTTGTTCATCGCCGCGATCGACGGGAGCGGGATGCCCTTCGGGCAGGCGGTCGCGCACTCGCCGGTCAGCGTGCAGCCGCCGAACCCCTCCTCGTCCATCTGGGCCACCATGTCCAGCACCCGGGTCTCGCGCTCCGGGGCGCCCTGCGGCAGGACGTTGAGGTGGTTGACCTTGGCCGAGGTGAACAGCATCGCGGAGCCGTTGGGGCAGGCGGCGACACAGGCTCCGCAGCCGATGCACTCGGCGTGTTCGAAGGCGAAGTCGGCGTCCGGCTTGGGCACCGGGGTGGCGTGCGCGTCCGGGGCCGTGCCGGTCGGGGCGGAGATGTAGCCGCCGGACTGGATGATCCGGTCGAAGGAGGAGCGGTCCACGACCAGGTCCTTGACGACCGGGAAGGCGGAGGCGCGCCACGGCTCGATGTCGATCGTGTCGCCGTCGGAGAAGGACCGCATGTGGAGCTGGCAGGTGGTGGTGCGCTCGGGGCCGTGGGCGTCGCCGTTGATGACGAGGCTGCACGCGCCGCAGATGCCCTCGCGGCAGTCGTGGTCGAAGGCGACCGGTTCGTCCCCGGCGAGGATGAGTTCCTCGTTGAGGGTGTCGAGCATCTCCAGGAACGACATGTCGGCGGAGATGTTGTCGACTTCGTAGGTGGCCATGGCGCCGGGCGTCTCGGCATTCTGCTGGCGCCAGACGCGCAGGGTGAGCTTCATGCGTAGCTCCGCTGAGTGGGGTGGACGTACTCGAAGACGAGGTCTTCCTTGTGCAGGACGGGGGCGCCGCCGGTGACGGTGAACTCCCAGGCGGCGGCGTACGAGAACTCCTCGTCGCGCCGCTCGGCCTCGCCGTCCGGGGTCTGGGACTCCTCGCGGAAGTGGCCGCCGCAGGACTCGGCGCGGTGCAGGGCGTCGAGACACATCAGCTCGGCCAGTTCCAGGTAGTCGACGATGCGATTCGCCTTCTCCAGCGACTGGTTGAACTGTTCGCCGGTGCCGGGCACCTTGATGCGGCGCCAGAACTCCTCGCGGATCTCCGGGATGCGGGCGAGCGCCTTGCGCAGTCCGTCCTCGGTGCGGGCCATCCCGCAGTACTCCCACATGAGTTCACCGATCTCGCGGTGGAAGGAGTCGGGGGTGCGGTCGCCGTCGACGGAGAGCAGCAGGTTGAGCCGGTCCTCGGTCTCGGCCACCACCTCGGCCACGGCCGGGTGTCCGTCGTCGACCTTCTCGGTGTGCGGGTTGCGGGCGAGGTAGTCGTTGATCGTGGACGGCAGGACGAAGTACCCGTCCGCGAGGCCCTGCATCAGCGCGGAGGCACCGAGCCGGTTGGCCCCGTGGTCGGAGAAGTTGGCCTCACCGATGGCGAAGAGGCCGGGGATGGTGGTCGACAGGTCGTAGTCGACCCAGAGGCCGCCCATCGTGTAGTGCACGGCGGGGTAGATCCGCATCGGGACCGTGTAGGGGTCCTCGTCGGTGATCCGCTGGTACATGTCGAAGAGGTTGCCGTACTTCGCCTCGACCGCCTTGCGGCCCATCCGCTGGATGGCCTCCGCGAAGTCCAGGTAGACCCCCTGCCCGCCGGGACCGACGCCCCGTCCTTCGTCGCAGACGTTCTTGGCGGCGCGGGAGGCGATGTCGCGGGGCACCAGGTTGCCGAAGGAGGGGTAGATGCGCTCCAGGTAGTAGTCGCGCTCGTCCTCGGGAATCTGGTTGGCGGGGCGGGTGTCGCCCTTGGCCTTGGGGACCCAGATGCGGCCGTCGTTGCGGAGCGACTCGCTCATCAGGGTGAGCTTGGACTGGTGGTCGCCGGTGCGCGGGATGCAGGTGGGGTGGATCTGGGTGAAGCAGGGATTCGCCATGTAGGCGCCGCGCCGGTGGGCCCGCCAGATGGCGGTGGCGTTGGAGTTCATGGCGTTGGTCGACAGGTAGAAGACGTTGCCGTAACCACCGGTGGCCAGGACGACCGCGTCGGCGAAGTAGGTGTCGATCTTCCCGGTGACGAGGTCGCGGGCGACGATCCCGCGCGCCTTGCCGTCGACCACGATGAGGTCCAGCATCTCGGTGCGGGCGTGGAGTTCGACGCCGCCCGTGGCGATCTGCCGGGAGAGCGCCTGGTAGGCGCCGAGGAGGAGCTGCTGCCCGGTCTGGCCGCGCGCGTAGAACGTGCGGGAGACCTGGACGCCGCCGAAGGAGCGGTTGTCGAGGAGGCCGCCGTACTCGCGGGCGAAGGGGACGCCCTGGGCGACGCACTGGTCGATGATCTCCACCGAGATCTGCGCGAGCCGGTGGACGTTGGACTCGCGGGCGCGGAAGTCGCCGCCCTTGACGGTGTCGTAGAAGAGCCGGTGGACGGAGTCGCCGTCGTTGCGGTAGTTCTTCGCCGCGTTGATCCCGCCCTGCGCGGCGACCGAGTGGGCGCGCCGGGGCGAGTCCTGGAAGCAGAACTGGACGACGTGGTAGCCCTGTTCGGCCAGGGTGGCACCGGCCGATCCGCCGGCCAGGCCGGTGCCGACCACGATGACCGTATGTTTGCGCCGGTTGGCGGGGTTCACGAGTTTGGCTTGGAAGCGGCGGGTGTCCCAGCGCTCCGCGACGGGTCCCTCGGGCGCCTTGGTGTCGACGACGGGCTCGCCGGTGGCGTAGTTGGTGTAGTCGGGCATGTCAGCTCACCACTCCGGTCATGACGGCGACGGGTACGGAGACGAAGCCCAGGGTCAGCACCGCCGCGAGGACGCCTGCGAGGGTCTTCAGGATGCGGTCGCGGGTCGCGTTGCCGACGCCGAGCGTCTGCGCGGCGCTCCAGAAGCCGTGCTGGACATGGAGGCCCATGGCGAGCACGGCGACGATGTAGATGACGTTGCCGTACCAGGTGGAGAAGGTGTCGATGACGTTCTGGTACGGGTGCCCGGCCTCGAAGCTGGTGTGGACGGTGCCGGTGGTCAGGTCGAGGATGTGCCAGACGATGAAGAGCGCGAGGATGATGCCGCCCCAGCGCATGGTCCGGGTGGCGTAGCTGGCGCGGGGCCGCTTGTGGACGTACTTGGCGGGGCGGGCCCGGATGTCGCGGCGGCTGAGCTGGTACGCGGAGACGCCGTGCAGCACGACGGCGGCGACGAGCCCCACGCGGACGATCCACAGCGCCCACTCGTAGTGGAGGACCGGTTCGCCCAGGGTGCGCAGCCAGTGGGCGTAGCCGTCGAACGTGCCGGGTCCGAAGAAGATCTTCAGATTCCCGACCATGTGGGCGACGAGGTACCCGAGCATGATCAGACCGGAGACGGCCATGATGGTCTTCTTGCCGACGGTCGAGTCCCAGAGCGTACGCGTCATCGACGGCCGTCGGTCCGTCCGCGTTGCCAATGCCATGGACACGACGGTAGGGGCGGGCGGCCGATCAGTCCAAGAGATGGCCTGGCTGATCTTCATAGCCTCTGCCTATCGAAGGCGGTAGCGTCGGGGTTATGCACTTCCAGCAGCTGACCTATTTCGTGGCCGTGGCCGAGACCCGGCACTTCACCCGGGCCGCCGAGGCCGTGCATGTGTCGCAGCCCTCGCTCTCCCAGCAGATCAGGGCGCTGGAGAGCGAGCTGGGCGCCGAGCTGTTCAGCCGGGCCCGGGGCAACATCACCCTCACCGACGCGGGCGAGGCGCTGCTGCCGCTGGCCCGGCGGATCCTGGCGGACGCGGAGACCGCCCGCCACGAGGTGCAGGAGCTGGTGCAGCTACGGAGCGGCCGGGTGCGGCTCGGGGCGACACCGAGCCTCTGTACGGGGCTGCTGCCCGATGTGCTGCGGGCCTTCCACGACCGCCATCCGGGGGTGCGGCTGCTGTTGGAGGAGGGCGGTTCGCACGATCTCGTACGGCAGCTGGCGCGCGGGGCGCTCGATCTGGCGCTGGTGGTGCTGCCGCTGCCGGCCGCCTCGCCCGCGCTGACCACGGTCGAGCTGCTGCGGGAGGACCTGGTGGTGGTGTCGTCCGCCGACGGGCCGGCGCCGGGGCGGGGCGGCCGGGTGCGGATCGCGGATCTCGAGGGGGCGGCGCTGGTGATGTTCCGGCACGGCTACAACCTGCGGGAGCTGACGCTCGCCGCCTGCCGGACGGAGGGGTTCGAGCCCTCGTTCACGGTGGAGGGCGGCGAGATGGACGCGGTGCTCGGTTTCGTACGGGCGGGGCTCGGCATCGCCGTGGTGCCGAGCATGGCCGCGGGCCGGGCGGGCCACGACCTGCGCAAGACCCCGCTGGCCGGGCCGGGCCTGCGGCGCACGATCGCCCTTGCCCACCGCAGCGACGTGGCCCCGCCACGGGCCGCCCGGGAACTCCAGCGGATGCTGCTGGAGCACGGGCCGGAGGCGGGGTGACCCGCGGGGCGCGGCGGAGGGTGCGAGAACAGGCTGCCCCGGGGACGGGGTGACCGGGGCGCGCGGCGGACGGGCCGCGCGCCCGGTCACACCGCGTCGGCCAGGAGCAGCGAGTGGATGCGGTCCGGGGCGCCGGGGCGGGCGTAGTACCAGCCCTGGGCCGTGTCGCAGCCCAGCCTCCGCAGCTGCTCGGCCTGCGCCCCCGTCTCCACGCCCTCCACCGTGACGGCCAGCTCCAGGCTGTGGGCCAGCGAGACGATCCCCTCGACGATCTTCAGATCGACCGGGTCGGCCGGGTGCTGCTGCATGCCCCGGGTGAAGGAGCGGTCCAGCTTGAGGACGCTCACCGGGAGCCGCCGCAGATTGGCCAGGTTCGAGTAGCCCGTGCCGAAGTCGTCGAGCGCGATGTCGACGCCCATCTCGGCGAGTTGCCGCAGCGGCTTGAGGAGGTCGTCGTCGGCGCCGATGAGGGCCGACTCGGTCACCTCCAGGCAGAGCGCGCTCGGCTCCAGACCGGAGCGTTCCAGGACGTCGACGGTCTCGGCCACCAGCCGCGGGTGGTGCAGCTGGGTCGGTGAGAGGTTGACGTTGATCCGCAGCGGACCGCCGTCACTGTGCCGCTCCTGCCAGAAGTTGGCCTGCCGGACGGACTCCTCCAGCACCCAGCGGCCGAGCGGCACGATGAGCCCGGTGTGCTCGGCGAGCGGGATGAACCGGTCGGGGCCGAGCACCCCGTGCTGCGGATGGCACCACCGTACGAGCGCCTCGGCCCCGTGCACGGTCCCGTCGCCCAGGTGGACGAGCGGCTGGTACTCGATGAAGAACTCGCCCCGGTCCAGCGCGGCGGGCAGGGCGGTGGTCAGCCCGTGCCGGGTGATGGCCCGGGCGTCGGCCTCCGCGTCGGCCAGCTCGAAGCGGTTGCCGCCCGCCGCCTTGGCCCGGTACATGGTGATGTCGGCGCTGCGCAGCACCTCCGCCGCGCCGCGCTCCCCGGAGGGGCCCTCGACGACGCCGATCGAGCCCCGGACGGTCAGTTCGCGGCCGTCCAGCCGGATCGGGGTGGCGAGCACGTTGAGGATGCGGCCGGCCAGCTCGTCCACCGCCTCCGCGCTCCGCGTCCCGGTGGTGAGGGCCACGAACTCGTCGCCGCCGAGCCGGGCCACCATCTCGCCGGGCGCGGTGGCGCAGCTCTGCAGCCGGTCCGCGACCTCCACCAGGAGCCGGTCGCCGGCCGCGTGGCCGAGGCTGTCGTTGATGGCCTTGAAGCCGTCGAGGTCCAGGTAGCAGAGGCCGAAGCGGGTGCCGTCCTTGGCGGCGAGGACCTTCTCCAGCCGCTCGAAGAACAGCGTCCGGTTGGGCAGCCCGGTGAGCGCGTCGTGGGTGGCCTCGTACCGCAGCCGCAGGTTGAGCAGGCGCCGCTCGGTGGTGTCCTCCATCAGCGCCAGCTGGTACTGCGGGCGGCCCTCGGGGTCGCGCAGCAGGGAGACGGTGAGGTTGGTCCACAGGACCGTGCCGTCGTTGCGGTAGTACGCCTTCTCGACCCGGTAGTGGTCGCGCTCCCCCCGTACCAGCTCGTTGTAGTACTTCCACACCTGCGGCGAGTCCTCGGGGTGGACCCACTCGTTCACCTTGTGGCTGCGGACGTGGTGCTCCAGGCCGCCGAACATCTTGGTGAGCGTGTCGTTGATCTCCAGGATGTTGCCGTCCAGGTCCGCGATGCCGATGCCGACGGCGGCGTCCTTGAAGACCGCGCGGAAGCGGGCCTCGGTGGTGTGCAGGGCCTGTTCGGCGTCCGAGCGGGCGGTGAGCGCCGAGCGGGCGATGGCCTCCTGCTCGGCGAGGGTCCGCTCGCGCAGGGCCTGGGAGAAGCCGGCGGCCAGGGTGTGCTGGATGCGGGCGCACCGGGCGCGGGCGTCCTCGGTGGAGAGTTCACCGGGGCCGTTGCCGCCGCAGTAGAGCACGAGGTAGGAGTCGACGACGCCGAGCGTGGAGCTGAGGGCGTCCGGGTCGGTGCAGTGCGCGTCGACCAGGGCCGCGCCGATCCGGGCGGCGGGCGAGGCGTCGAACGGGTGGGCGTGCAGGGCGAGGCTGAGTTCGCGGGCGAGCGGCAGCAGGTGCTGCTCGAACTCGGGGCGGGTCAGGGAGGTGGCCGTCAGGGGGAAGATGGCCCGGCTCCAGATCGTGGCGAATCTCCGGAGCCGGCCCTCGGGACCGTCGGGTTCCGCGTCCTGCTCGCCGGAGGACTGGGCGGGAATGCTCACGCCTTACGCCCAACTCCGCCGAAGCCCGAGAAGGCGTACGGGTCTTCCTGTCCGGGCGACTGCGGGGTCTCCGGCCGCCACTCGGGCATCGACACCAGGCCGGGCTCGACCAGTTCGTACCCCTCGAGGAACCCGGCGATCTCCTCGTGCGTGCGCATGATGAGCGGGTTGCGGATGTTGCGGTAGACGCCGACCGTGCCGTCCGCCTCCTCGCGGGAGAGCGGGATCCCGTCGTACGCGGCGTGGGTGAGGATGACCAGGCTGCCGGGGGCCAGTGCCTCGCGCAGCTCCGCGACGGCGCCGTACGGGTCGTCGGCGTCCTCGATGAAGTGGAGCACCGCGACCAGCAGCAGCGCCACCGGCCGCTCCAGGTCGAGGAGTCCGGTGACCTCGGGGTGGGCGAGGATCTCCTTGGGCCGGCGCAGGTCGGCGGCGGCGATGACCGCGCGGTCGTTGCCCTCCAGCACCGCCTGGCTGTGCGCGACGGCGACCGGGTCGTGGTCGACGTACGCCACCCTGGCGCCCGGGTGGGCGGCCTGGGCGACCTCGTGGACGTTGCCGAAGGTCGGGATGCCGGAGCCGATGTCCAGGAACTGGTCGATGCCCTGGTCGACGGCGTACCGCACGGCCCGGCGCATAAAGGCCCGATTGGCCTGCATGATCTTGGGAAGGCCCGGGAGGAACTCCATGGCCTTCCGCGCGGCTTCCCGGTCCACCTCGAAATTGTGCGATCCGCCCAGATAGAAGTCGTACATGCGGGACACGCTCGGCACCGAAATATCTATGCCTTGCGGTGCCCAGGCGGGACGCTCCATCGATGTCTCCAACAAGTTCGCCACGGCGATCCGGCCATGTTCATGGTCAGTGTTGACCAGAGGCTACTGATCGGCCGCCAGGAGAGCGAGTGGAAACGGAAATTAGCGATCCGTTATTGGTCACACTCCGGTGGCAACAACGGCCGGTCCGTCGCTGCGCGTACACATGCAGCGACGGACCGGCATGTCACTCACCGATTCCCGGTGGTTCGGGGCCACTTGGGAGCTACTGGGCGGTTACTTCGTGGTCTTGACGAGCTTGGAGTCCGGCGAGACCGCGAACCAGGTGCCGCCGACTCCCTGCCCGTTCACGTCCCCCGGCTTCTCGTCCCCGGCGAACGTATAGAGGGGCCAGCAGTCGATGGTCTGCTGCTTGATGCCGTCGGGGCGGTCGAAAGTGACAAATCCCTTCTTGGTCACGCCTTCCACCGAGTTTTTGGACACGGGGGCGACTACCGGCCACTTCTTCAGGCACTCTCCGGTGCAGGCCGTCTTCATCGGCCATGCGGAGTCCTGCGTGAAGCGGTAAACCGTCATACCGCGCTTGTCCACGACGATGTCACCGAGTTCGGGGTCCTTGCGGACCGAAAGCCCCGCGGCGTCGGCCGGTTCGGCCTGTTCTCCACCGTCGGTGCTGTCCGCGTTGGGCGCCGCCTTCTTCCCGTCGGGGGCGGAGGCGAACCAGGTGCCGCCGACGCCCTGGCCGTTGGTCTGGCCGGGCGCGGTGTCCTTCGCGTACCGGTACATCGGCCAGCCGTCGACGGTGAGCTGCTTGGAGCCGTCGGTCCGCACGACCTCGCCGAGCAGGGACGCGTCGGTCCCGGCGGCGGCCGTGGCATCGCCCGCGGGCACCACCGGCCAGGCCTTCTCGCAGTCGCCGTCGCAGTTCGACTTCGGCGGCTTGGCGGTGTCCTTGTCGAAGCGGTAGAGCGTGAACCCCTCGCTGTCGGTGAGCACCTTCCCGAGCTTCTGGCTGTCCTGCACGCCGAGTTGACCCGCCGCCTTGGGGGCCGGGGCGTCCGCCCCGGAGCCGTAACCGCCGCCGGACGAGCCGTAGCCGCTCTCGGCCGGCTGCTGCGCCGGGGCCGCGTTGCCCACCGCCTGGCCGTTGGGCGAGGCCGTGCCCTGCTCCTGACCGCACGCCGTCGTCAGCGTCAACAGGGCCGCGGCGGTGACCGCGAGCGAGGCGTTGCGCCAGGTATTCATGTCGACTCCCGTAGTACGTCGTCTTGTTGTGCGCTCCGATGCGGCGTGGAGCCGCGCCGTTCATGGCCCTAGGTACGGGGCGTGGCGGGGGTCGCGTTCAACGCGGGCCGGGAAGAATTCGGCGGGCGTACGACGGGGACGGGCGGCCGGACCGTCAACCTGGTGCAAACATGAACGGCGGATTGTCCCACCATCAGGCGAATCGGCGCCGAGTCGCGCGTGTCTCCGCGCGGCGTGGATCATGCTCCGGGTCGTGTACGGATCCCGCATCGGGCGGCTCTCGACAGCCGCCGCACTCGTCTGGCTGGTCGCCGTACCGCCGTCGGCACACGCCGACAGCTGCGCGGTGGCCGTCGTCGGGCCGGGCGACGGCAGTACGGCGGTCGCGGTGGCGGGGAGCAAGGGCTGCGTGGTCACCACGCCGGAGCCCCCGCCACCCCCTCCTCCGCCGCCACCCCCGCCGCCTCCGAAACCCTCACCGCCACCTCCGCCGCCTCCCTCCCCGGAGCCACCACCCGCTCCGGAACCGCCTCCACCACCACCGCCACCGCCCCCTCCACCGCCTCCGCCGCCCCCGGAACCGGCGCCGCCGCCTCCGCCTCCACCGCCCCCCGTACCGAAGGCCGCACCCGTGCCCGCGCCACCTCCACCGCCCGCACCACCACCCCCGCCGGCGCCGAAGCCGTCACCCACCCCATCGGTGACGCCGAAGCCGCCGGAGGCCCGGCCGGTGGCGCTTCCCACGTACCGCAAGACGACCCGCAAGGAGCCCCGGAGCGGGCCGTCCCTGGTGTCCACGACCCTGCTGATCACCGCCCCGGCGGTCTTCGCCGTCGCCGTGCTGCGGCCCCGATCGTCCCGTTGACACCGTCCCCGCTGACGAGGAGATATCCATGTCCGAATGGCTCGTCCTGAGCATTGCCATGGCGTCGGCCTGTGCGGTCGTGCTCACCATCGCCGTGCTCAACAACCGACGGGTCGCCGCCGACGACGATCCGTCCGAGACACCGGACGTCATCGAGTACATGACGATGATGATCGGCGTGGTCTACGCGATCGTGCTGGGCCTGGCCATCGCCGGGGTCTGGGAGGGCCGCAGCGCCGCCCAGGAGTCCGTACGGCTGGAGGCGCAGGCCCTGCACGAGGTGCGGGAGCGCTCGTCCGTCTACCCGGCGGAGGTCCGCGACCAAATCCGCGGGGACCTGGAGGCGTACGTCGCCCATGTCGTCGGTGAGGAGTGGCGGGTGATGGCCGAACAGGGCGCCCTCACCGAACGGGGTACGGAGCTGCTGGCCCGGGTCCGGGCCGACGTCACCGACTACGAGCCGCAGACCGAGCACGAGGGGCAGGCGTACCAGCCGCTCGTGGACCAGGTGGCGGCGGCGGACGACGCCCGCAGCTCACGGGGGGAGAACGCGGGCGAGACGATGCCCGGGCTGGTGTGGTTCGGCCTGATCATCGGGGCGCTGGTGACGGTCGGGCTGATCTTCACCCTGCAGATCCGCAGAACCTTCCGGGAACTGCTGCTGGCGGGGCTCTTCAGTGCGCTGATCGCGTTCCTGCTCTTCCTGATCTGGTCCTTCGACTCACCGTTCGGCCGGGGCATCTCGGCCACCGCCTCCCCCTTCCTCGACCTGTTCCCGGGGGCCGGCGGCTGACCCCTCTCCCCGGCCGGCGGCGCCTCCGGTGGGGGCGGAGGTGCCGCCGTCCGGGGTACAGGATGACCCGTTCGCCGGACCCCGATAGCGGCCGGTCCTCCCCGCTCCTAGCGTGTCGCGCATCGAGGTGCACTTTTCCTGCTATGTGGAAATTCATTCCGCAGCTGCCCCTCGGGGAACCCGGAGGATCCACCATGCGCGCGATACGTGTCGCACCCCTCGCACTGCTGGGCACCGCAGCCCTCACCCTGCTGGCCCCGCCCGCCGCCCATGCCGCGCCGGACGGGGCCATCAACACGTTCAACCCGACCATCACCCCCTCGGTCGTCGCACCGGGCGGCCGGGTGACCCTCGGGGGCGGCGGGTGCACCGGCGAGACGACCGTCACCTCGGGCATCTTCGACACGACCGTGATCCCGAGCGGCAGCACCACGGCCACCGCGACCGTCGACACGGACGCCCGCCGGGGCGCGGTCTACGCGGTGACGTTCTCCTGCGGCTCCACCGGCACCACCCGCAACGTGAACCTCACCATCACCGCCGGAGCCACCGTCACCCCCACGCCCACGCCCACCACGACCGCCCCGACCACGACCCCGACCGTCAGCTCCACGGCCATCGCGCCGAGCGGGGTGCGCGGCGGGCTCGGCGGCAGCGCCGGGACCACGGACACCGTGCAGATCGCGGCGGGCGCCGCCCTCGTGCTCGCGGCCGCCACCGGCACCCTCTACTTCGCACGCCGCCGCTCCACCGGCCGCCGGCACTGACGGCCACGCGATGTGGCCGCACGGCAGTCGCCCCGGGTCCTGATCCAGGACTCGGGGCGACGGGCGTATCGGGCCGGGCGGGAGGTCGGACGTCCTAGAACGCCGCATGGCTCGTCCGCCGACGCCGGACGAGGAAGACCGCGCCACCGACGGCCGCCGCGGCCACCAGACCGCCGCCGACCTGCATCTCCACGGAGCTCGGGCCCATCGAGCCGCCGAGCCCGCCCTGCGCGCCGTTGCCGGCGAGCACAGTGAACTTGTGCGTGGCGATCCGGTCGTTGTCGCTGCACTTCACGGAGAGGTGGTAGTGCCCCGGCGTGGTGTTGTGCCGGATGTGGGCGGTGGCGTAGTTGGTGCCGCCCGCCGACAGCTCGGTCGTCGGGAAGGCGTTCGACCAGACCTTGCCGCCGTGGCCGCAGCCCTGCGCGGTGACCTTCATGGTCGCGCCCTGGTGGACCGACTGCGGGTTGACGCTGACGTTGACCGGGCCGTTGGTGGCGGCGGCCATGGGTGCGGCGAGCCCGACGGCCGCGAATGCGGTCGCGGTGACCGCGAGAACGCGTGAAGCACGCATCGTGTGGACCTCCAGCGGGGGACGCCCCGGAGGTCTGTCCTCCGGGATGGATCGACGTGAACGCCTCCCATGACGAACACTCACCAGTCCGTCTTCGGCTCGCACTTCGGCACTGCTCCACCCCGGTGACGCGACACGCCGTACGGAAACCCCCGGACCTGACGGAGCCGCAGGTCACAGGGTGTCAGAAGTTTTATCTGCTCATTACTCCGAAGGGCAGTCACCCCGGGGGCACCAGGCCGCGCGCCCCGGAGGCCCGGACCGGGCCCGCCACCCGTTCGCCTCTCCCTGATCGCCGCCGGGCCGCACCGCCCCTAACGTTCCAAGCGTCGCGACGAAGGGAGCACCATGGGCCGGGACTACGCTGCCGCCGAGCGGACCAGACGCGTGCCGTGGGGTGCCATCGCCCTGGTCATGCTCACGGGCCTCGCTCTGCTGCGCAACGGGGCGGAGTTCGGGGAGGCGGGACCGCCGCAGCCCGCGGCCGCCGCCTCGCTGGATCTGGGCAGTGACACCGCGAGG is a genomic window containing:
- a CDS encoding putative bifunctional diguanylate cyclase/phosphodiesterase, which encodes MSIPAQSSGEQDAEPDGPEGRLRRFATIWSRAIFPLTATSLTRPEFEQHLLPLARELSLALHAHPFDASPAARIGAALVDAHCTDPDALSSTLGVVDSYLVLYCGGNGPGELSTEDARARCARIQHTLAAGFSQALRERTLAEQEAIARSALTARSDAEQALHTTEARFRAVFKDAAVGIGIADLDGNILEINDTLTKMFGGLEHHVRSHKVNEWVHPEDSPQVWKYYNELVRGERDHYRVEKAYYRNDGTVLWTNLTVSLLRDPEGRPQYQLALMEDTTERRLLNLRLRYEATHDALTGLPNRTLFFERLEKVLAAKDGTRFGLCYLDLDGFKAINDSLGHAAGDRLLVEVADRLQSCATAPGEMVARLGGDEFVALTTGTRSAEAVDELAGRILNVLATPIRLDGRELTVRGSIGVVEGPSGERGAAEVLRSADITMYRAKAAGGNRFELADAEADARAITRHGLTTALPAALDRGEFFIEYQPLVHLGDGTVHGAEALVRWCHPQHGVLGPDRFIPLAEHTGLIVPLGRWVLEESVRQANFWQERHSDGGPLRINVNLSPTQLHHPRLVAETVDVLERSGLEPSALCLEVTESALIGADDDLLKPLRQLAEMGVDIALDDFGTGYSNLANLRRLPVSVLKLDRSFTRGMQQHPADPVDLKIVEGIVSLAHSLELAVTVEGVETGAQAEQLRRLGCDTAQGWYYARPGAPDRIHSLLLADAV
- a CDS encoding succinate dehydrogenase/fumarate reductase iron-sulfur subunit, which encodes MKLTLRVWRQQNAETPGAMATYEVDNISADMSFLEMLDTLNEELILAGDEPVAFDHDCREGICGACSLVINGDAHGPERTTTCQLHMRSFSDGDTIDIEPWRASAFPVVKDLVVDRSSFDRIIQSGGYISAPTGTAPDAHATPVPKPDADFAFEHAECIGCGACVAACPNGSAMLFTSAKVNHLNVLPQGAPERETRVLDMVAQMDEEGFGGCTLTGECATACPKGIPLPSIAAMNKEWLRATRKVRR
- a CDS encoding LysR family transcriptional regulator, with the protein product MHFQQLTYFVAVAETRHFTRAAEAVHVSQPSLSQQIRALESELGAELFSRARGNITLTDAGEALLPLARRILADAETARHEVQELVQLRSGRVRLGATPSLCTGLLPDVLRAFHDRHPGVRLLLEEGGSHDLVRQLARGALDLALVVLPLPAASPALTTVELLREDLVVVSSADGPAPGRGGRVRIADLEGAALVMFRHGYNLRELTLAACRTEGFEPSFTVEGGEMDAVLGFVRAGLGIAVVPSMAAGRAGHDLRKTPLAGPGLRRTIALAHRSDVAPPRAARELQRMLLEHGPEAG
- a CDS encoding fumarate reductase/succinate dehydrogenase flavoprotein subunit, which codes for MPDYTNYATGEPVVDTKAPEGPVAERWDTRRFQAKLVNPANRRKHTVIVVGTGLAGGSAGATLAEQGYHVVQFCFQDSPRRAHSVAAQGGINAAKNYRNDGDSVHRLFYDTVKGGDFRARESNVHRLAQISVEIIDQCVAQGVPFAREYGGLLDNRSFGGVQVSRTFYARGQTGQQLLLGAYQALSRQIATGGVELHARTEMLDLIVVDGKARGIVARDLVTGKIDTYFADAVVLATGGYGNVFYLSTNAMNSNATAIWRAHRRGAYMANPCFTQIHPTCIPRTGDHQSKLTLMSESLRNDGRIWVPKAKGDTRPANQIPEDERDYYLERIYPSFGNLVPRDIASRAAKNVCDEGRGVGPGGQGVYLDFAEAIQRMGRKAVEAKYGNLFDMYQRITDEDPYTVPMRIYPAVHYTMGGLWVDYDLSTTIPGLFAIGEANFSDHGANRLGASALMQGLADGYFVLPSTINDYLARNPHTEKVDDGHPAVAEVVAETEDRLNLLLSVDGDRTPDSFHREIGELMWEYCGMARTEDGLRKALARIPEIREEFWRRIKVPGTGEQFNQSLEKANRIVDYLELAELMCLDALHRAESCGGHFREESQTPDGEAERRDEEFSYAAAWEFTVTGGAPVLHKEDLVFEYVHPTQRSYA
- a CDS encoding SCO0930 family lipoprotein → MNTWRNASLAVTAAALLTLTTACGQEQGTASPNGQAVGNAAPAQQPAESGYGSSGGGYGSGADAPAPKAAGQLGVQDSQKLGKVLTDSEGFTLYRFDKDTAKPPKSNCDGDCEKAWPVVPAGDATAAAGTDASLLGEVVRTDGSKQLTVDGWPMYRYAKDTAPGQTNGQGVGGTWFASAPDGKKAAPNADSTDGGEQAEPADAAGLSVRKDPELGDIVVDKRGMTVYRFTQDSAWPMKTACTGECLKKWPVVAPVSKNSVEGVTKKGFVTFDRPDGIKQQTIDCWPLYTFAGDEKPGDVNGQGVGGTWFAVSPDSKLVKTTK
- a CDS encoding SAM-dependent methyltransferase, which produces MERPAWAPQGIDISVPSVSRMYDFYLGGSHNFEVDREAARKAMEFLPGLPKIMQANRAFMRRAVRYAVDQGIDQFLDIGSGIPTFGNVHEVAQAAHPGARVAYVDHDPVAVAHSQAVLEGNDRAVIAAADLRRPKEILAHPEVTGLLDLERPVALLLVAVLHFIEDADDPYGAVAELREALAPGSLVILTHAAYDGIPLSREEADGTVGVYRNIRNPLIMRTHEEIAGFLEGYELVEPGLVSMPEWRPETPQSPGQEDPYAFSGFGGVGRKA
- a CDS encoding succinate dehydrogenase cytochrome b subunit produces the protein MTRTLWDSTVGKKTIMAVSGLIMLGYLVAHMVGNLKIFFGPGTFDGYAHWLRTLGEPVLHYEWALWIVRVGLVAAVVLHGVSAYQLSRRDIRARPAKYVHKRPRASYATRTMRWGGIILALFIVWHILDLTTGTVHTSFEAGHPYQNVIDTFSTWYGNVIYIVAVLAMGLHVQHGFWSAAQTLGVGNATRDRILKTLAGVLAAVLTLGFVSVPVAVMTGVVS